From Staphylococcus sp. M0911, a single genomic window includes:
- a CDS encoding ABC-F family ATP-binding cassette domain-containing protein, with protein MSMEAYKIEHLNKSYADKVIFDDLNLSISEHEKIGLVGINGTGKSTLLKVIGNIDEDFTADITHPNNYRIRYSSQKHDLDGNMTVFEAVLSSDTPTLKVIKDYEQAVSQYAINQSDKQFQIMMEAQEMMDRKEAWDYNAEIKTILSKLGINDTNKLVKALSGGQQKRVVLAKTLIEQPDLLLLDEPTNHLDFESINWLINYVKQYPYTVLFVTHDRYFLNEVSSRIIELDRGKLKTYPGNYEDYIAMRAENEQIEQKQQQKQKALYKQELAWMRAGAKARTTKQQARINRFSDLESEVKQQTKQDKAQLNLAHSRLGKQVYELDHLSKTINDKVLFEDITEIIQSGQKIGIVGPNGAGKTTLLNILASEDQSFEGQLKVGQTVKVAYFKQTEETLDRDIRVIDYLREESEVAMEKDGTSVSVTQLLERFLFPSSTHGKKVYKLSGGEQKRLYLLRLLVHKPNVLLLDEPTNDLDTETLTILEDYIDEFGGSVITVSHDRYFLNKVAQEYWYIHDGKMEKIIGSFEDYEAYKKAQDKQLALNKQEANQTKHKPQTRKKSGLSYKEKREYEALLERIDQTETRLVEIDEEMVEASADYAKIKALNEEKEELEATYDTDITRWSELEELKEQ; from the coding sequence ATAAGCATGGAAGCATATAAAATTGAACATTTAAATAAATCCTATGCAGATAAAGTGATATTCGATGACTTAAATTTATCTATCTCTGAACATGAAAAGATTGGTCTTGTAGGGATTAATGGTACAGGTAAGAGTACATTGCTGAAGGTCATAGGTAATATAGATGAAGACTTCACAGCTGATATCACACATCCAAATAATTATCGAATACGATATTCATCGCAAAAGCATGATCTTGATGGAAATATGACAGTGTTTGAGGCAGTACTAAGTTCTGATACACCTACATTAAAGGTGATTAAAGATTATGAACAAGCTGTGAGTCAATACGCCATCAATCAAAGCGACAAGCAATTTCAAATTATGATGGAAGCCCAAGAAATGATGGATCGTAAAGAGGCATGGGATTATAATGCTGAAATCAAGACCATACTTTCTAAATTAGGCATTAATGATACAAATAAACTAGTGAAGGCATTATCAGGTGGTCAACAAAAGCGTGTTGTTTTAGCGAAGACATTAATAGAACAACCAGATTTATTATTGTTAGACGAGCCGACAAACCATTTAGATTTTGAATCGATAAACTGGTTAATTAATTACGTAAAACAATATCCATACACTGTTTTATTTGTAACACACGACCGTTACTTTTTAAACGAAGTGTCTTCGAGAATTATTGAATTAGATAGAGGTAAGTTGAAAACATATCCTGGTAATTATGAAGATTACATAGCTATGCGTGCTGAAAATGAACAAATTGAACAGAAACAGCAACAAAAGCAAAAAGCACTATATAAGCAAGAGTTAGCTTGGATGAGAGCTGGCGCAAAAGCTAGAACGACTAAACAACAGGCACGTATTAATCGCTTTAGCGATTTAGAATCTGAAGTTAAACAACAAACGAAGCAAGATAAAGCTCAGTTGAATTTAGCTCACTCAAGACTTGGTAAACAAGTTTATGAATTAGATCATTTATCAAAAACAATCAATGACAAAGTACTATTTGAAGATATTACTGAGATCATACAAAGTGGTCAAAAAATTGGTATAGTAGGTCCGAATGGAGCAGGTAAAACAACATTATTAAATATATTGGCATCTGAGGATCAATCATTTGAAGGTCAATTAAAAGTAGGACAGACCGTTAAAGTGGCTTATTTCAAACAAACTGAAGAAACATTAGATAGAGATATTAGAGTGATTGATTATCTTCGCGAAGAAAGCGAAGTTGCTATGGAAAAAGATGGCACTTCCGTATCTGTAACACAACTGCTTGAGCGTTTTCTATTTCCAAGTTCAACTCATGGTAAGAAAGTATACAAATTATCTGGCGGTGAACAAAAACGACTATATCTCTTACGTTTATTAGTACATAAACCGAATGTATTATTATTAGACGAACCCACAAATGATTTAGATACCGAAACACTAACTATTTTAGAAGATTATATCGATGAATTTGGCGGTTCAGTAATTACTGTTAGCCATGATAGATATTTTCTTAATAAAGTGGCACAAGAGTATTGGTATATTCATGATGGAAAAATGGAAAAAATCATCGGATCATTTGAAGATTATGAAGCCTATAAAAAAGCTCAGGATAAACAATTGGCTCTGAATAAGCAAGAAGCCAATCAAACCAAACATAAGCCACAAACTCGAAAAAAATCGGGACTATCATATAAAGAAAAGCGTGAATATGAAGCACTTCTTGAACGTATTGATCAAACAGAAACAAGGTTAGTTGAAATTGACGAAGAAATGGTAGAAGCTAGTGCAGATTATGCAAAAATCAAAGCACTGAATGAAGAAAAGGAAGAACTTGAAGCAACATATGATACTGACATCACAAGATGGAGTGAACTCGAAGAATTAAAAGAACAATAA
- a CDS encoding ABC transporter ATP-binding protein: MIEFKNVTKRYGNHVAVDDVSFNIKEGEFFVLIGPSGCGKTTTLKMINRLIPLSEGYIYFKDKPISDYPVYEMRWDIGYVLQQIALFPHMTIKENIAQVPQMKKWKDKDIDLRVNELLEMVGLDPEIYKNRLPEELSGGQRQRVGVVRALAADPPVIIMDEPFSALDPISREKLQDDLIELQTKIQKTIVFVTHDIQEAMKLGDRICLLNEGHVEQIDTPLGFQQQPQSDFVKQFMGSHLQQSESKVMLKDLNIERQLDEDAAKENYPEISNEQYLDDIYQTFIKHDAIVMIDEPSQHKTLIKREDIFKYLSGVKGDNTHA, encoded by the coding sequence GTGATTGAATTTAAAAATGTGACGAAACGCTATGGCAATCACGTTGCAGTGGATGATGTTAGTTTTAATATCAAAGAAGGAGAGTTTTTCGTATTAATAGGACCTTCAGGTTGTGGGAAAACGACAACGTTAAAAATGATAAATCGATTAATACCATTAAGTGAGGGATATATTTATTTTAAGGATAAGCCAATCAGTGACTATCCTGTTTATGAAATGAGATGGGATATTGGGTATGTACTACAACAAATCGCGCTATTTCCTCATATGACGATTAAAGAAAATATAGCACAAGTGCCACAAATGAAGAAATGGAAAGATAAAGATATTGATTTAAGAGTGAATGAATTATTAGAGATGGTTGGACTGGATCCTGAGATATATAAAAATAGGTTGCCAGAAGAATTATCTGGAGGACAACGACAACGAGTTGGTGTAGTACGTGCGTTAGCTGCAGACCCACCTGTCATTATTATGGATGAACCATTTAGTGCATTAGACCCAATAAGTAGAGAAAAGCTGCAAGATGATTTGATTGAGTTACAAACAAAGATTCAAAAGACCATTGTATTTGTGACACATGATATTCAAGAAGCGATGAAGTTGGGAGATCGAATTTGCTTATTGAATGAAGGACATGTCGAACAAATTGATACACCTTTAGGTTTTCAGCAACAGCCACAAAGTGATTTTGTGAAACAGTTTATGGGTAGTCATTTGCAACAATCTGAATCTAAAGTGATGTTGAAAGATTTGAATATTGAACGTCAATTGGATGAGGATGCAGCTAAGGAAAATTATCCAGAAATCAGTAATGAACAATATTTAGATGATATTTATCAAACATTCATCAAGCACGATGCTATCGTCATGATTGATGAACCTTCACAGCATAAAACATTAATTAAAAGAGAAGATATATTTAAATATTTGTCAGGCGTAAAGGGGGATAACACCCATGCATGA
- a CDS encoding ZIP family metal transporter, whose protein sequence is MAEFFENLPPHFQALIAGIITWLLTALGAASVFIFKSVNDKVLNSMQGFAAGIMIAASFWSLLQPSIEFSKDSAMPWLPAAIGFLFGGLFIRGLDFVIPHIHRNAKDENQQQEGIDTSLSKNALLVLAITLHNIPEGLSIGVAFGGVVSGNGTATFLGAIGLAIGIGIQNIPEGAALSMPIKAAGASSWKAFNYGQASAIVEPIFAMIGAGAVLVITPMLPYALAFAAGAMIFVVVEELIPDSQSGNNTDLATLSLMLGFAIMMVLDVALG, encoded by the coding sequence ATGGCAGAATTCTTCGAAAATTTGCCTCCTCATTTCCAAGCTTTAATTGCAGGAATCATTACATGGTTATTAACAGCACTTGGTGCAGCTTCTGTCTTTATTTTTAAATCTGTTAATGATAAAGTGTTGAACTCGATGCAAGGATTTGCTGCAGGAATTATGATTGCCGCAAGTTTCTGGTCTCTGTTACAACCCTCAATAGAATTTAGTAAAGACTCAGCAATGCCTTGGTTACCAGCTGCAATTGGTTTCTTATTTGGCGGATTATTTATTCGCGGACTAGATTTTGTTATACCGCATATACACCGTAATGCGAAAGATGAAAATCAACAACAAGAAGGTATTGATACATCTCTAAGTAAAAATGCATTACTTGTTCTTGCGATTACATTGCATAATATACCAGAAGGTTTATCAATTGGTGTTGCCTTTGGTGGCGTAGTATCAGGCAATGGCACTGCCACATTCTTAGGGGCAATTGGTTTAGCGATTGGTATAGGTATTCAAAATATTCCTGAGGGTGCAGCTTTATCTATGCCAATTAAAGCAGCAGGTGCTTCTAGTTGGAAAGCTTTCAACTATGGACAAGCTTCAGCCATTGTAGAACCTATATTTGCTATGATTGGTGCTGGTGCAGTACTCGTTATTACGCCAATGTTACCTTACGCACTTGCTTTTGCTGCAGGTGCAATGATATTTGTAGTAGTAGAAGAACTGATTCCAGATTCTCAATCAGGTAATAATACAGATTTAGCTACGCTAAGCTTAATGCTTGGTTTTGCCATTATGATGGTATTAGACGTTGCATTAGGTTAA
- a CDS encoding ABC transporter permease/substrate-binding protein, whose translation MHEFWQMLVERKGQLLSTIIEHIQISFIALLIATIIAVPLGILLTKTKKTSEIVMNIAAILQTIPSLALLGLMIPLFGIGRLPAIIALVVYALLPILRNTYTGVKEVDPSLIEAAKGIGMKPIRRLTKVELPIAMPVIMAGIRTAMVLIIGTATLAALIGAGGLGDLILLGIDRNDASLILIGAIPAALLAILFDIILRFMEKLSYKKLLIVLGTMIVVIMIAIIVPLFAQKGDKITLAGKLGSEPSVITNMYKILIEQDTDDTVEVKDGMGKTAFLFNALKSDDIDGYLEFTGTVLGELTKEDLKSKQEPRVYQQAKQSLEKKYKMTMLKPMKYNNTYALAVKRDFAKKNHIKTIGDLSKVEDKLKPGFTLEFNDRPDGFKAVKKAYGLNISNAKTMEPKLRYTAVEKGDINLIDAYSTDAELKQYDMVVLKDDKHVFPPYQGAPMFKEKFIKDHPEVKKPLNKLAGKISDEDMQEMNYKVTVKKQDPYQVAKDYLEKEGLLK comes from the coding sequence ATGCATGAATTTTGGCAAATGCTAGTAGAACGTAAGGGACAGTTACTCTCAACAATCATAGAACATATACAAATATCATTTATTGCTTTATTAATAGCAACAATCATTGCAGTACCACTCGGTATTTTATTAACTAAAACGAAGAAAACATCTGAAATTGTCATGAATATTGCTGCAATATTGCAAACCATTCCTTCATTAGCATTACTTGGGTTAATGATTCCATTATTTGGTATAGGACGTTTGCCAGCCATCATTGCATTAGTTGTATATGCATTATTGCCAATATTACGTAATACATATACGGGTGTGAAAGAGGTTGATCCATCACTAATAGAAGCGGCAAAGGGTATTGGTATGAAACCAATACGTCGTTTAACAAAAGTAGAATTACCTATAGCTATGCCTGTGATTATGGCAGGTATTAGAACTGCTATGGTGCTCATAATTGGTACTGCAACTTTAGCAGCATTAATTGGTGCAGGAGGCCTTGGAGATTTAATATTATTAGGTATTGATCGTAATGATGCATCATTAATTTTAATTGGTGCGATTCCAGCAGCGTTATTAGCCATATTATTTGATATTATACTAAGATTTATGGAGAAATTATCGTACAAAAAGTTATTAATTGTATTAGGAACAATGATAGTAGTTATTATGATTGCTATTATCGTCCCATTATTTGCCCAAAAAGGTGATAAAATTACACTAGCAGGTAAATTAGGTTCAGAACCATCGGTCATTACAAATATGTATAAAATTTTAATTGAGCAAGATACCGATGATACTGTTGAAGTCAAAGATGGAATGGGTAAGACTGCTTTCTTATTTAATGCACTCAAATCTGACGATATCGATGGTTATTTAGAATTTACAGGTACAGTTTTAGGAGAATTAACAAAAGAAGATTTAAAATCTAAACAAGAACCTAGAGTATATCAACAAGCAAAACAAAGTTTAGAGAAAAAATATAAAATGACAATGTTAAAGCCAATGAAATATAATAATACTTATGCATTAGCAGTTAAACGTGATTTTGCTAAGAAAAACCACATTAAAACCATTGGTGACTTGTCTAAAGTAGAAGATAAATTGAAACCAGGTTTTACATTGGAATTTAATGATCGACCAGATGGATTTAAAGCTGTTAAAAAGGCTTATGGTCTAAATATTTCAAATGCCAAAACCATGGAACCTAAACTTCGCTATACTGCAGTTGAAAAAGGAGATATTAATTTAATTGATGCATATTCTACAGATGCAGAATTAAAGCAATATGACATGGTAGTATTAAAGGATGACAAGCATGTATTTCCGCCTTATCAAGGTGCACCAATGTTTAAAGAAAAATTCATCAAAGATCATCCAGAAGTGAAGAAACCACTTAATAAGTTAGCTGGTAAGATTTCAGATGAAGACATGCAAGAAATGAATTATAAAGTGACAGTAAAGAAACAAGACCCTTATCAAGTGGCTAAAGATTATTTAGAAAAAGAAGGTCTATTAA
- the recQ gene encoding DNA helicase RecQ, with translation MMQETLSHYFGYDTFRPGQEEIISKIIDHRNVLGVLPTGGGKSICYQVPGLMLGGTTIVISPLISLMKDQVDQLKAMGINAAYINSSLTQKQQKEIEQDLISGHIQFLYVAPERFENQYFLSQLRKVNIRLVAFDEAHCISKWGHDFRPSYQNVIQKVFTLPQDFAIVALTATATAEVQQDIMAKLNIDANDEVKTSTKRRNLIFKVNPTYQRQKFVVDYVTEHNEEAGIIYCSTRKQVEELQEVLESHKVKCKIYHAGLTNKEREAAQNDFLYDRVNVVIATNAFGMGIDKSNVRFVIHYNMPGDLESYYQEAGRAGRDGLKSECILLFSERDRGLHEYFISVSQADDDYKEKMGEKLTKMLQYTKTKKCLEATIVHYFEPNEKLEECKQCSNCIQENKTYDMTREAKMIISCVARMRQQESYSVIIQVLRGETTDYIKYNDYDQLTTHGIMKSYTTSELSHLIDELRFKGFLNENDEILICDKSVKKLLNDDTKVFTTPFKQKSKEKVFINTVEGVDRALFSELVKVRKQLSDKLGIAPVSIFSDYTLEEFAKRKPESKQDMINIDGVGSYKLKHYCPQFLERIQSYKTSI, from the coding sequence ATCATGCAAGAAACTTTATCGCATTATTTTGGCTACGATACGTTTCGTCCAGGTCAGGAAGAAATTATTTCAAAAATTATAGACCATCGAAATGTATTAGGTGTGTTACCTACAGGTGGCGGTAAATCGATATGTTATCAAGTACCTGGATTAATGTTAGGTGGAACGACAATAGTTATTAGTCCACTAATATCTTTAATGAAAGACCAAGTAGACCAATTGAAAGCAATGGGGATTAATGCTGCATATATAAATAGCAGTTTAACTCAGAAACAACAAAAAGAGATTGAGCAAGATTTAATTAGTGGTCATATTCAGTTCTTATATGTAGCACCTGAACGTTTTGAAAATCAATATTTTTTAAGCCAATTAAGAAAAGTAAATATACGATTAGTTGCATTTGATGAAGCACATTGTATTTCAAAATGGGGACATGATTTCAGACCAAGTTATCAAAATGTGATTCAAAAGGTTTTCACACTTCCACAAGATTTTGCAATTGTGGCATTAACAGCAACAGCAACAGCAGAAGTACAACAAGATATTATGGCCAAGTTAAATATTGACGCCAACGATGAAGTGAAGACCAGTACGAAACGTCGAAATTTAATATTTAAAGTTAATCCAACATATCAACGTCAAAAATTTGTCGTAGACTATGTCACAGAACATAATGAAGAAGCGGGTATCATATATTGCTCGACACGTAAACAAGTTGAAGAGCTACAAGAGGTACTCGAAAGTCATAAGGTTAAATGTAAGATTTATCATGCAGGCTTAACTAATAAAGAAAGAGAAGCTGCTCAAAACGATTTTCTATACGACCGTGTGAATGTCGTTATTGCGACGAATGCCTTCGGTATGGGAATAGATAAATCCAATGTCAGATTTGTTATACACTATAATATGCCGGGTGATTTAGAATCATATTATCAAGAAGCTGGGCGTGCAGGTCGTGATGGTCTGAAAAGTGAGTGTATCTTATTATTCAGTGAACGTGATAGAGGACTTCACGAATATTTTATATCAGTATCTCAAGCAGACGATGATTATAAAGAAAAAATGGGCGAAAAGCTAACTAAAATGCTCCAATATACCAAAACAAAGAAGTGTCTTGAAGCAACGATTGTGCATTATTTTGAACCAAATGAAAAATTAGAAGAATGTAAACAATGTAGTAATTGTATTCAAGAGAATAAAACTTATGATATGACGAGAGAAGCTAAGATGATTATTAGCTGTGTCGCAAGAATGAGACAACAAGAAAGTTATAGCGTGATTATTCAAGTGTTACGCGGTGAAACAACAGATTACATTAAATATAATGATTACGATCAATTAACTACTCACGGTATTATGAAATCATATACCACATCTGAATTAAGTCATTTAATTGATGAACTAAGGTTCAAAGGCTTTTTAAATGAAAATGATGAAATACTTATATGTGATAAGTCAGTGAAAAAATTGTTAAATGATGATACAAAAGTATTTACTACGCCATTTAAACAAAAATCAAAAGAAAAAGTATTTATTAATACCGTAGAAGGTGTAGATAGGGCTTTATTTAGCGAATTGGTTAAAGTGAGAAAACAATTAAGTGATAAGTTAGGTATCGCACCAGTAAGTATTTTCTCTGATTACACATTAGAAGAATTTGCTAAACGAAAACCAGAATCTAAACAGGATATGATCAATATTGATGGTGTGGGGAGTTATAAATTAAAACATTATTGCCCACAATTCCTTGAAAGAATACAGTCATATAAGACAAGTATTTAA